In Arthrobacter sp. UKPF54-2, the following are encoded in one genomic region:
- a CDS encoding glycosyltransferase — protein MTTEQNPYVSVVVPAIRLDSWLDQALDSVLRQEEVDLQLIVILDGVEEDGHRRWMDESRVTILRNPTRLGVGATLRRAMAQARGEFIARLDADDIAKPGRLIQQAMYLRDHPDTVAVTSQTELIDDTGAVTGRMPFKAGADVRTRLLLQNVVVQSAVMFRLSDYRLVGGYEPLRQMEDYLLWLRLAQRGKIAILPQILAQYRVHGAQLSRGAKPYGSHISKVLIARRNLRKILGTSAVVAFAKDVTWISVQYVRFYVRTPLRSLTTKVRGK, from the coding sequence ATGACTACGGAACAGAATCCATACGTGTCGGTCGTGGTTCCCGCGATCAGGCTTGATTCTTGGCTCGATCAAGCTTTAGATTCGGTACTTCGCCAAGAAGAGGTAGACCTGCAACTCATCGTCATTCTTGACGGCGTCGAGGAGGATGGACACCGCCGTTGGATGGATGAGTCCAGAGTGACGATCCTACGAAACCCGACGCGGCTTGGAGTCGGGGCGACACTCCGCCGGGCAATGGCCCAGGCGCGCGGCGAGTTCATTGCCAGGCTTGACGCGGATGACATCGCCAAGCCGGGACGGCTGATCCAGCAGGCCATGTATCTTCGTGACCACCCCGACACTGTGGCCGTAACGTCGCAGACGGAGCTGATCGACGACACCGGTGCGGTCACCGGCAGGATGCCCTTTAAAGCGGGTGCGGACGTCCGCACCCGACTACTCCTTCAAAACGTGGTCGTCCAATCCGCGGTGATGTTCCGGCTCAGTGACTATCGACTAGTTGGCGGCTACGAGCCGTTGAGGCAAATGGAAGACTATCTGCTTTGGCTTCGGCTCGCTCAGCGTGGAAAGATCGCAATTCTTCCGCAGATCCTCGCCCAGTATCGAGTCCATGGGGCTCAGCTAAGCCGCGGGGCCAAGCCCTACGGCAGCCACATCTCTAAAGTGCTCATCGCTCGTCGAAATTTGAGAAAAATTCTGGGCACGTCCGCTGTAGTGGCTTTCGCGAAGGACGTCACTTGGATTA